The following proteins are co-located in the Penaeus vannamei isolate JL-2024 chromosome 34, ASM4276789v1, whole genome shotgun sequence genome:
- the LOC138859239 gene encoding uncharacterized protein has protein sequence MMHKETNALVRTPCGDTDPFRANVGLHQGSALNPFLFFIVMDTLTSELREEEPQDLWELLFADDIYIYGENRRGVAKKIPSLEGENGTRWITGGRDLGLEKEGGDFAGEDGDANGCTVHRIIKSDLHDIRTWS, from the exons ATGATGCACAAGGAAACAAACGCCCTTGTTCGCACACCTTGTGGAGACACTGATCCTTTTCGTGCCAATGTCGGACTCCACCAGGGATCAGCCCTTAACCCCTTTCTGTTTTTCATAGTCATGGACACACTGACATCAGAGCTTAGAGAGGAGGAACCACAAGACTTGTGGGAACTCCTTTTTGcagatgacatatatatatatggcgaaaACAGAAGAGGAGTTGCAAAGAAGATACCTAGcttggaaggagaaaatggaacaaGGTGGATTACAG GGGGCAGAGACTTGGGccttgagaaggaaggaggagacttTGCTGGAGAGGACGGAGATGCGAATG GATGTACTGTCCACAGGATCATTAAGAGTGACCTACATGACATTAGGACTTGGTCTTAA